From Salinirubellus salinus, the proteins below share one genomic window:
- a CDS encoding DUF424 domain-containing protein: MLLTERDTPEGLLVSVCDPDVVGETFEDGKVSLTVDAGFYEADATEADADAVADSLARATTANIVGEESVAVAVERGFVDETNVLDLDGTLHAQYLRL, translated from the coding sequence ATGCTCCTCACCGAACGCGACACCCCCGAGGGCCTGCTCGTCAGCGTCTGTGACCCCGACGTGGTCGGCGAGACGTTCGAGGACGGGAAGGTGTCGCTCACCGTCGACGCCGGCTTCTACGAGGCGGACGCCACCGAGGCCGACGCCGACGCCGTCGCCGACAGTCTCGCCCGTGCGACGACGGCGAACATCGTCGGCGAGGAGAGCGTCGCCGTCGCCGTCGAGCGCGGGTTCGTCGACGAGACGAACGTGCTGGACCTCGACGGCACCCTCCACGCCCAGTACCTCCGGCTGTAG